One window from the genome of Candidatus Didemnitutus sp. encodes:
- a CDS encoding LacI family DNA-binding transcriptional regulator, whose product MPQRPPSIRQVAASARVSVATVSRVLNAVGTVDAALKKRVERAIEQLGYRPNALASAVMRQFRAPHRKLLRGTLALLAYHPQSEWQREELYYYREFLDGARRRAARLGYDIATFCLREPGVSPKRLAGILEARGISGVLVLPLPNRTESLGFPFERFASIKIGYMLQTPSLHRVTTDYVLHLARILQRMDDAGYKRIGYVVDDVIEERLARLAQAHYLLHQQKVPRAQRVPLYTGALLGHAERGAVHEVVGKAPARRDRVPASSAVFLAA is encoded by the coding sequence ATGCCGCAACGTCCGCCATCCATTCGCCAGGTCGCCGCGTCGGCGCGGGTGTCGGTAGCCACGGTTTCACGAGTGCTCAATGCGGTTGGCACCGTTGATGCCGCGTTGAAGAAGAGAGTCGAGCGTGCGATCGAGCAGCTCGGCTACCGGCCGAACGCGCTCGCCTCGGCGGTCATGCGGCAGTTCCGCGCGCCGCACCGCAAGCTCCTCCGCGGCACGCTGGCGCTGCTCGCCTATCATCCGCAATCCGAGTGGCAGCGCGAGGAACTCTACTACTACCGCGAGTTCCTCGATGGCGCGCGACGCCGCGCCGCGCGGCTCGGCTACGACATCGCGACGTTCTGCCTGCGCGAGCCGGGCGTGAGTCCGAAGCGCCTCGCCGGCATCCTCGAGGCGCGCGGCATCAGCGGCGTGCTCGTGCTGCCGCTGCCGAACCGGACGGAGTCGCTCGGGTTCCCCTTCGAGCGCTTCGCCTCGATCAAGATCGGCTACATGCTGCAGACGCCGTCCCTGCACCGCGTGACGACCGATTACGTGCTGCACCTCGCGCGCATCCTCCAGCGGATGGACGACGCGGGCTACAAGCGCATCGGCTACGTGGTCGACGACGTGATCGAGGAGCGGCTCGCGCGCCTCGCCCAGGCACACTACCTCCTGCACCAGCAGAAAGTGCCGCGCGCCCAGCGGGTCCCGCTCTACACCGGCGCGCTGCTCGGCCATGCCGAGCGCGGCGCCGTTCATGAAGTGGTGGGAAAGGCACCGGCCCGACGCGATCGTGTGCCAGCATCTTCAGCCGTATTTCTGGCTGCGTGA
- a CDS encoding glycerate kinase: MKILIAPDKFKDALSAADVGETIRTALAEMHGRKVETDLCPLTDGGEGFAEILTRSCGGRMETVPTRNARGCAIRAPVGFARWGRVPQSARALLGLGDFDADAEIALVGMASASGLEQLSAEQRAPWLATTCGTGQLIAHARRQGARAVLLGIGGSATHDLGVGALQAMGCSFFDEGGRRVDSVHPGRWVAVVRAAFPTNDWPPIRIACDVINPLLGERGAARVYSVQKGLGPEEIPALEAATERMARLLCAQANTSFETTAAPSMGAAGGMAFGLATVFRAGIVEGAALVREWLSLEARIDAADLVITGEGRFDESSLEGKGPGSVLRLAAAHGRPVHFFAGAASIAPSGGVRLHLITPAGQPLVEALSHARSNLREAVRRALGDVLKPDGACHAN, encoded by the coding sequence GTGAAAATCCTGATCGCCCCCGACAAATTCAAGGACGCTTTGAGCGCGGCCGATGTTGGCGAGACCATACGCACGGCGTTGGCCGAGATGCATGGACGGAAAGTCGAGACGGACCTTTGCCCGTTGACCGATGGCGGGGAGGGCTTCGCGGAAATCCTGACTCGCTCGTGCGGAGGCCGCATGGAAACCGTCCCGACGCGCAATGCACGGGGATGCGCCATCCGTGCGCCGGTGGGGTTTGCCCGTTGGGGCCGCGTTCCACAAAGCGCGCGCGCTTTGCTCGGCCTCGGCGACTTCGATGCGGACGCCGAGATTGCATTGGTCGGCATGGCGAGCGCGAGCGGGCTGGAGCAGCTCTCCGCAGAGCAGAGAGCGCCGTGGCTGGCGACCACTTGCGGGACCGGGCAGCTAATCGCGCACGCGCGTCGGCAGGGGGCGCGGGCGGTATTGCTCGGCATTGGGGGCAGTGCCACGCACGACCTCGGTGTGGGGGCATTGCAAGCGATGGGTTGCTCCTTCTTCGATGAAGGCGGCAGGCGAGTGGATTCCGTTCATCCGGGCAGATGGGTCGCGGTTGTCCGCGCCGCTTTCCCGACGAATGACTGGCCGCCCATTCGCATCGCGTGTGACGTGATCAATCCGTTGCTCGGCGAACGCGGCGCGGCGAGAGTTTACAGCGTGCAGAAGGGACTTGGTCCGGAAGAGATTCCGGCGTTGGAAGCGGCGACGGAGCGCATGGCGCGTCTGCTCTGCGCGCAGGCCAATACATCGTTCGAGACCACGGCGGCTCCGAGCATGGGTGCCGCCGGCGGCATGGCCTTCGGGCTGGCGACCGTGTTTCGCGCCGGAATCGTGGAAGGCGCGGCGCTGGTCCGGGAATGGCTGTCGCTGGAGGCGCGGATTGACGCCGCGGATCTCGTGATCACAGGGGAAGGGCGGTTTGACGAGAGCTCGTTGGAGGGCAAAGGCCCCGGAAGCGTGCTGCGTCTTGCCGCGGCCCATGGCAGGCCGGTGCATTTTTTTGCGGGAGCCGCATCGATCGCTCCCAGCGGTGGCGTTCGCTTGCACCTCATCACCCCGGCAGGACAACCACTGGTCGAGGCGTTGAGCCACGCGCGATCCAATCTGCGCGAAGCGGTCCGAAGGGCTTTGGGGGACGTGCTGAAACCGGACGGCGCGTGCCACGCCAATTAA
- a CDS encoding TonB-dependent receptor, which produces MKTPLCASRLATLAALSLTLATSVSAQTAPAAPAKTDETTYTLSPFEVTVDRDVGYTAANSLAGGRTDAPLKDTPAAVSVLTREFLDDLAIPNFAAASEWSVNSTPTYLTGDSSVNGGYTVSFRGLSASFPTRNYFIWYLDSDNYNTERLEFARGPNGVLFGDSNMGGIPTVWTKRANFYRNFQKVGATFDSYGGHRFSADVNHVFKNRLALRLNLLDTKVANWREGGDWTRQAAHLAGTVRLTERNNFRFEGEYGRFDRQIVSTYYQDLASTWDGLTTFNGTTTPSTGKGIARVSSSAYFLDIPAEPGLGYANWTNSYQTGGTSLALEPTQRTFISTRFPVLPSREFNAQQPDTIVEIPYYTFTTTLDHKVGDDFFAELAYNQTLVQREAPNSITLLREWRIDVNEKLPNGQPNPKFLVPYTDRTRQRAKTDNAVSDLRAMIAWRHQFKYVFQNLNVIAGSRIDAFKDYAGDARRVNGTNPNVTAAENIYRVRIYYDEPGAYNWGPLPNLGGAQIDWVPTAATDQIQRIDYAQAASRTALWSDRINLLAGVRYDEFYRRAATLNGAQDPVTGIRVMGTPVESKISTTSYNGGFVAFPLRWFGIFGNYSETFAPPGAGANLIDGSAPDISRSSGTDFGIKVSLPDNKLYLTLSRYNTKQINQLAFTNVRQTEINRIWTNLGRVDLATVNYRDSRDFEASGYEFEVTANPTRSLRLTANYARPDNAAINLNAGLRAYYDANLATWQAGANDASNPNRAQIQTDLTNIKSTLDAAVPGVLLTNTFSYTANAYATYTFRDGAMKNLSVGAGGNFRGRGKIGAEATNPFAYVFSPSYYLLTAHATYMKKFGKVNARFQLNVSNLLNNRDPVYLSTSTYRQDGISTNPLMTTGATFRWLEPRKFTLSTTLEF; this is translated from the coding sequence ATGAAAACTCCTCTGTGCGCGTCGCGCCTCGCCACGCTGGCGGCGTTGTCGCTCACGCTCGCCACCTCCGTCTCGGCGCAAACCGCGCCCGCCGCGCCCGCCAAAACCGACGAGACGACCTACACTCTTTCGCCCTTCGAAGTGACCGTCGATCGCGACGTGGGTTACACGGCGGCCAACTCGCTCGCCGGCGGACGCACCGACGCGCCGTTGAAGGACACGCCCGCCGCGGTCTCGGTGCTCACGCGCGAGTTCCTCGATGATCTCGCGATTCCCAACTTCGCCGCCGCTTCCGAATGGTCGGTGAACAGCACACCGACCTATCTGACGGGCGACTCCTCCGTGAACGGCGGCTACACGGTGTCGTTCCGCGGCCTCTCCGCCAGCTTCCCGACCCGCAATTACTTCATCTGGTATCTCGACAGCGACAACTACAACACCGAGCGCCTCGAATTCGCGCGCGGCCCGAACGGCGTGCTCTTCGGCGACTCCAACATGGGCGGCATTCCCACGGTCTGGACGAAGCGCGCGAACTTCTACCGCAATTTCCAGAAGGTCGGCGCCACCTTCGATTCCTACGGCGGCCACCGTTTCTCCGCGGACGTGAATCACGTTTTCAAGAACCGCCTCGCGCTCCGCCTGAACCTGCTTGATACGAAGGTCGCGAACTGGCGCGAAGGCGGCGACTGGACGCGGCAGGCCGCGCACCTCGCCGGCACGGTGCGCCTCACCGAGCGCAACAACTTCCGTTTCGAGGGTGAATACGGACGCTTCGATCGCCAGATCGTCTCGACCTATTACCAGGACCTCGCGTCGACGTGGGACGGTCTCACGACCTTCAACGGCACCACGACGCCCTCCACCGGCAAGGGCATCGCACGCGTCTCCAGCTCGGCCTACTTCCTCGACATTCCCGCCGAACCCGGCCTCGGCTACGCCAACTGGACCAACTCCTACCAGACCGGCGGCACCTCCCTCGCACTGGAGCCCACGCAGCGCACGTTCATCTCCACGCGCTTCCCCGTGCTGCCCTCGCGCGAGTTCAACGCCCAGCAGCCCGACACGATCGTCGAGATCCCGTATTACACCTTCACGACCACGCTCGACCACAAGGTCGGGGACGACTTCTTCGCCGAACTCGCCTACAACCAAACACTGGTCCAGCGCGAGGCGCCGAACAGCATCACGCTGCTCCGCGAGTGGCGCATCGACGTGAACGAGAAGCTGCCCAACGGCCAGCCCAACCCGAAGTTCCTCGTCCCCTACACCGACCGCACTCGTCAGCGCGCGAAGACCGACAACGCCGTCAGCGATCTCCGAGCCATGATCGCCTGGCGCCATCAATTCAAATACGTCTTCCAGAACCTCAACGTCATCGCCGGCTCGCGCATCGATGCCTTCAAGGACTACGCCGGCGACGCACGCCGCGTGAATGGCACGAACCCGAACGTTACCGCCGCGGAGAACATCTACCGCGTCCGCATCTACTACGATGAGCCGGGTGCCTACAACTGGGGTCCGCTGCCGAACCTCGGCGGCGCGCAGATCGACTGGGTCCCGACGGCGGCGACTGACCAGATCCAGCGCATCGACTACGCGCAGGCCGCCTCGCGCACCGCGCTCTGGAGCGACCGTATCAACCTCCTCGCCGGCGTCCGCTACGACGAGTTCTACCGCCGCGCCGCGACGCTCAACGGCGCCCAAGATCCCGTCACCGGCATCCGCGTCATGGGCACGCCGGTCGAGAGCAAGATTTCCACCACGAGCTATAACGGCGGCTTCGTCGCCTTCCCGCTCCGTTGGTTCGGCATCTTCGGCAACTACTCCGAAACCTTCGCGCCCCCCGGTGCCGGCGCCAACCTGATCGACGGCTCCGCGCCCGACATCTCGCGCAGCAGCGGCACTGACTTCGGTATCAAGGTCTCGCTGCCCGACAACAAACTCTACCTGACGCTCAGTCGCTACAACACGAAGCAGATCAATCAGCTCGCGTTCACCAACGTCCGCCAGACCGAGATCAATCGCATCTGGACCAATCTCGGCCGCGTCGATCTCGCGACGGTGAACTACCGCGACTCGCGCGACTTCGAGGCCAGCGGCTACGAGTTCGAAGTCACCGCCAACCCGACGCGCTCGCTCCGCCTCACCGCGAACTACGCGCGCCCCGACAACGCCGCGATCAACCTCAATGCCGGCCTCCGCGCCTACTACGACGCCAACCTCGCCACCTGGCAGGCCGGTGCGAACGACGCCAGCAACCCGAACCGCGCGCAGATCCAGACCGACCTCACCAACATCAAGTCGACCCTCGATGCGGCGGTCCCCGGCGTGCTGCTCACCAATACGTTCTCCTACACCGCGAACGCCTACGCGACCTACACCTTCCGCGACGGCGCGATGAAGAACCTCAGTGTCGGTGCCGGCGGCAACTTCCGCGGTCGCGGCAAGATCGGAGCCGAGGCGACCAACCCGTTCGCCTACGTCTTCTCGCCGAGCTACTACCTGCTCACGGCGCACGCGACCTACATGAAGAAATTCGGCAAGGTCAACGCGCGCTTCCAGCTCAACGTCTCGAATCTCCTGAACAACCGCGACCCGGTCTACCTCAGCACGTCGACCTACCGCCAGGACGGCATTTCGACGAATCCGCTCATGACCACGGGTGCCACCTTCCGCTGGCTCGAGCCGCGCAAGTTCACCCTCTCGACGACGCTCGAATTCTGA
- a CDS encoding sialate O-acetylesterase: protein MNRFSLWRPASGSRAALAALALAFTPLAALADVSLPRLISDGVVFQRDRAIRLWGEAEPGEKIAVHLAGRTAHAIAANDRRWSLELDALSAGGPYVLAVQGNNRIEVKDVYLGELWVASGQSNMEWPLRETTGAAEEIAASANEGIRVFKVKRALKDERQTDVSGEWRAASPAASGSFTAVGYYFAKFIQTKLGVPVGIVDSTWGGTPAAAWTPHEDLARDAELEAFITRYEEACRVFPEKNLPYLEKLRAWEAAAGPHPTREQTIAKPQPPIGPGHPSKPSGLFNGMVAPLLPLRVRGVIWYQGESDAPRAATYRKLFPTLIASWRREWQQPDLPFLYVQISGYLAKRDTAAGSPWAELREAQLQTLHVPHTGMAVTIDIGEPNDIHPRNKREVGRRLSLLAREQIYGETLETSGPVLVQAKRAGATWRLRFSHTAGGLKANDGGAIRGFTIAGEDRRFVPAEARVDGDELVVSGALHDPVAVRYAWTESPVATLANAVGLPASPFRTDDWPLVTLAQP from the coding sequence ATGAATCGTTTCTCCCTCTGGCGGCCCGCCTCGGGCAGCCGCGCGGCCTTGGCCGCGCTCGCCCTCGCGTTCACCCCGTTGGCCGCCCTGGCCGATGTTTCCCTGCCGAGGCTGATCAGCGACGGCGTCGTCTTCCAGCGTGACCGCGCCATCCGGCTCTGGGGCGAGGCCGAGCCTGGCGAAAAAATCGCGGTGCATCTCGCCGGGCGCACCGCGCACGCGATCGCCGCGAACGACCGTCGCTGGTCGCTCGAACTCGACGCGCTGTCCGCGGGCGGTCCCTACGTCCTCGCCGTGCAGGGCAACAACCGTATCGAGGTGAAGGATGTCTACCTCGGCGAGCTCTGGGTCGCCTCCGGCCAGTCGAACATGGAGTGGCCGCTGCGCGAGACCACCGGTGCCGCGGAGGAAATCGCGGCCTCGGCAAATGAGGGCATCCGCGTCTTCAAGGTGAAGCGCGCGCTCAAGGACGAGCGCCAGACCGACGTCAGCGGCGAATGGCGCGCCGCCTCGCCGGCCGCTTCCGGCAGCTTCACCGCGGTCGGGTATTATTTCGCGAAGTTCATCCAGACGAAGCTCGGCGTGCCCGTCGGCATCGTCGACAGCACCTGGGGCGGCACGCCCGCCGCGGCGTGGACGCCGCACGAGGACCTCGCGCGCGATGCGGAGCTGGAGGCTTTCATCACGCGCTACGAGGAGGCCTGCCGGGTTTTTCCGGAGAAAAATCTGCCCTACCTTGAAAAGTTGCGCGCCTGGGAAGCTGCCGCCGGGCCGCATCCCACCCGCGAACAGACGATCGCAAAGCCGCAGCCGCCCATCGGTCCGGGCCATCCGTCGAAACCATCCGGGCTATTCAACGGCATGGTCGCGCCGCTGCTCCCGCTGCGAGTGCGCGGCGTGATCTGGTATCAGGGCGAGTCGGATGCGCCGCGCGCCGCGACCTACCGGAAGCTGTTCCCGACCTTGATCGCGAGCTGGCGGCGGGAGTGGCAGCAGCCCGACCTGCCCTTCCTCTACGTGCAGATCTCGGGTTACCTGGCGAAGCGTGACACCGCGGCCGGCAGCCCGTGGGCGGAATTGCGCGAAGCGCAACTGCAGACGCTGCACGTCCCGCACACCGGCATGGCCGTGACCATCGACATCGGGGAACCGAACGACATCCACCCGCGCAACAAACGCGAGGTCGGCCGCCGCCTCAGCCTGCTCGCGCGCGAACAAATCTACGGCGAAACGCTGGAAACGAGCGGACCCGTGCTGGTGCAGGCGAAGCGCGCTGGTGCGACCTGGCGCCTGCGTTTCAGCCACACGGCCGGCGGCTTGAAGGCGAACGACGGTGGCGCGATCCGCGGTTTCACGATCGCCGGCGAAGACCGTCGCTTCGTGCCCGCCGAGGCCCGCGTCGACGGCGACGAGCTGGTCGTCTCCGGTGCGCTGCATGATCCGGTGGCAGTCCGCTACGCTTGGACGGAGAGCCCGGTCGCGACCCTCGCCAACGCCGTCGGATTGCCCGCCTCGCCCTTCCGCACCGACGACTGGCCGCTGGTGACGCTCGCGCAACCATGA